From a region of the Phycisphaerales bacterium AB-hyl4 genome:
- the rnr gene encoding ribonuclease R gives MPERFARRILEHLADQRYEPRTAHELARDLSIPEDEQPAFEEAVRQLLEEGQMVAGSSETLLLPPPGKTMVGIFRKHERGFGFIVPDELTQHGDLFVPPNASMDAMTGDRVSARVRHSPRRGSATGKSPYTGQIVEILQRADKRYVGTLQKDGKQFVVQVDGRVLHDAVLIRDPHASNAKLGDKVVIELIEYPDRPGKKAEGVITEVLGESGEPEIETLSVIRAYGLAEKFDDAVVENARAAAREFHDDDVPTDREDLTGLLTLTIDPPDARDFDDAISLRKVDEIEGGVKASHLRGESGDEAVWELGVHIADVSHFVRLDSPLDQEAYERGNSTYLPRKVIPMLPELLSNGVCSLQDGVNRFTKSAFIYYDADGRVVGQRFSRSVIHSDKRLTYLEAQALIDDDLREAVKHTRSEAKYPRPIIQALKQMDELAKTIRKRRMSEGMIVLGLPEVELVFDEAGRVVDAQPEDDAFTHTLIEMFMVEANEAAARLFDSLGVPMIRRVHPDPDAHDVGELRHFARVAGFNIPAKPSRKELQQLLEQVRGKPAQHAVHLAVLRTLSKAEYSPILVGHFALASEHYTHFTSPIRRYPDLVVHRGLDAYLKVTDNGQKGVGSPKQRKQVARAVMDSHLVPNEDRLHNLGKHCSTTERNSEQAERELRSYLVMELLTQHLGEDFAATVTGVTGMGVFMQLNRYLVDGLVRAADLPGPEGERWQMNPNTGALTAQRSGRAITIGDQFTVRVAKVDLARRQMDLVIIEDQGGGKQSGKQSGEKSGEKSTKKKPRRQSPGARKAHEATKKVKQQSKQQAEPGQSGQSSKGKSSSRSRRRRGK, from the coding sequence ATGCCCGAACGCTTCGCCCGCCGCATCCTAGAGCACCTTGCCGACCAGCGATACGAGCCACGTACCGCCCACGAACTCGCACGCGACCTGAGCATCCCCGAAGACGAGCAGCCGGCCTTCGAAGAAGCGGTGCGCCAGTTGCTCGAAGAGGGCCAGATGGTCGCCGGCTCGTCGGAGACGCTGCTGCTGCCGCCGCCGGGCAAGACGATGGTGGGCATCTTCCGCAAGCACGAGCGTGGGTTCGGCTTCATCGTGCCGGACGAGCTGACGCAGCACGGCGACCTGTTCGTGCCGCCGAACGCGAGCATGGACGCGATGACCGGCGACCGCGTCAGCGCCCGCGTTCGCCACTCGCCCCGCCGTGGGTCTGCGACGGGCAAATCGCCTTACACCGGGCAGATCGTCGAGATCCTCCAGCGGGCGGACAAGCGATATGTCGGCACGCTGCAGAAAGATGGTAAGCAGTTTGTCGTGCAGGTCGACGGCCGCGTGTTGCACGACGCGGTGCTCATCCGCGACCCGCACGCGAGTAACGCGAAACTGGGCGACAAGGTCGTCATCGAGTTGATCGAGTACCCCGATCGCCCAGGCAAGAAGGCGGAAGGCGTGATCACGGAAGTGCTCGGCGAATCGGGCGAGCCGGAAATCGAAACGCTGTCTGTCATTCGCGCGTACGGGCTTGCGGAGAAGTTCGACGATGCTGTCGTGGAAAACGCGCGGGCGGCGGCGCGGGAGTTTCATGACGACGACGTGCCGACCGACCGCGAAGACCTGACGGGCTTGCTGACGTTGACGATCGATCCGCCAGACGCGCGGGACTTTGACGATGCGATCAGCCTGCGGAAGGTGGATGAGATCGAAGGCGGGGTGAAGGCGAGCCATTTAAGGGGCGAGTCCGGCGACGAGGCGGTGTGGGAGCTGGGCGTGCACATCGCGGACGTGTCGCATTTCGTGCGTCTCGATTCGCCGCTGGATCAGGAAGCGTACGAGCGAGGCAACAGCACCTACCTGCCGCGGAAGGTGATCCCGATGCTGCCGGAGCTGTTGAGCAACGGCGTATGCTCACTGCAGGACGGTGTGAACCGGTTTACGAAAAGTGCGTTCATCTATTACGACGCGGACGGGCGAGTGGTCGGGCAACGGTTTTCGCGCAGCGTGATTCACTCGGACAAACGGCTGACGTATCTCGAAGCGCAGGCGTTGATCGACGACGATCTGCGCGAGGCGGTGAAGCATACGCGATCGGAGGCGAAGTACCCTCGGCCGATCATTCAGGCGCTGAAGCAGATGGACGAGCTGGCGAAGACAATCCGCAAGCGTCGGATGAGCGAGGGCATGATCGTGCTCGGCTTGCCTGAGGTGGAGCTTGTCTTTGACGAGGCGGGGCGTGTGGTCGATGCGCAGCCGGAGGACGACGCGTTTACGCATACGCTGATCGAGATGTTCATGGTGGAGGCGAACGAAGCGGCGGCGCGGCTGTTCGACTCGCTTGGCGTGCCGATGATCCGCCGAGTGCACCCGGACCCGGACGCGCATGATGTGGGCGAGTTGCGACACTTCGCGCGTGTGGCGGGGTTCAACATCCCAGCGAAACCCTCACGGAAAGAGTTGCAGCAGTTACTCGAACAGGTGCGCGGCAAGCCGGCGCAGCATGCGGTGCATCTGGCGGTGCTGCGAACGCTGAGCAAGGCGGAGTACTCGCCGATCCTGGTGGGCCACTTCGCGCTGGCGAGCGAACATTACACGCACTTTACCAGCCCGATTCGCCGATACCCGGACCTCGTGGTGCATCGCGGGCTGGATGCGTATTTGAAGGTGACGGACAACGGGCAGAAGGGGGTGGGGTCGCCCAAGCAGCGCAAGCAGGTTGCGCGGGCGGTGATGGATTCGCATCTTGTGCCCAACGAAGATCGCCTGCACAACCTTGGCAAGCATTGCTCGACCACGGAGCGCAACAGCGAGCAGGCGGAGCGCGAGTTGCGAAGCTATCTGGTGATGGAATTGTTGACGCAGCATCTTGGCGAAGACTTCGCCGCGACGGTGACGGGCGTGACGGGCATGGGGGTGTTCATGCAGTTGAACCGTTACCTGGTGGACGGACTGGTGCGTGCCGCCGACCTGCCGGGGCCGGAGGGCGAGCGTTGGCAGATGAACCCGAACACGGGAGCGTTGACGGCGCAGCGGTCCGGCCGAGCGATCACGATTGGCGATCAGTTCACAGTGCGGGTGGCGAAGGTGGACCTGGCACGTCGGCAGATGGACCTGGTGATCATCGAAGACCAGGGCGGCGGCAAACAGTCGGGCAAGCAATCAGGTGAGAAATCGGGCGAAAAATCGACGAAGAAAAAGCCCCGCAGACAGTCGCCGGGCGCGCGTAAGGCCCATGAAGCGACGAAGAAGGTCAAGCAGCAGTCCAAACAGCAGGCCGAGCCTGGCCAAAGCGGCCAAAGCAGTAAGGGCAAGTCGAGTTCGCGTAGCCGCCGACGTCGCGGGAAATAG
- a CDS encoding YlbF family regulator, whose amino-acid sequence MPSTEDILKAARELGEKISQHDAAKKFQDIVTRLRDDQDAQRLLNDYNRHLQTVSEKEMNQQPIEVEDKARLKELQTKVVTHPVLRDLQIAQMDYVDLMRRVDEAMTGQTPDTPPAPGATPGATPGVMPGQAGL is encoded by the coding sequence ATGCCCAGCACCGAAGACATCCTCAAAGCCGCCCGCGAGCTTGGCGAAAAGATCAGCCAGCACGACGCCGCGAAGAAATTCCAGGACATCGTCACCCGCCTCCGCGACGATCAGGACGCTCAACGCCTGCTCAACGACTACAACCGCCACCTGCAGACCGTCAGCGAAAAAGAAATGAACCAGCAGCCGATCGAGGTTGAAGACAAGGCCCGGCTCAAAGAGCTCCAGACCAAGGTTGTCACCCACCCCGTCCTCCGCGACCTGCAGATCGCCCAGATGGACTACGTCGACCTCATGCGCCGCGTCGACGAAGCCATGACCGGCCAAACCCCCGACACCCCGCCCGCGCCCGGAGCCACCCCCGGAGCCACCCCCGGCGTCATGCCCGGCCAGGCGGGGCTGTAA
- the mutL gene encoding DNA mismatch repair endonuclease MutL, whose amino-acid sequence MPIRKLPPLLVNQIAAGEVIERPASVVKELVENSLDAGATRIDVTVDDGGRELIRIADDGNGIPADELPLALAAHATSKLHSAEQLAAIDTLGFRGEALASIASVSRMRITTRARDEQGQLAEAAATIEASGDQLSDPAPAAGAPGTTIEIRDLFFNTPARRKFLRTASTEFGHINELIQRLAMVHHAVAFSLTHNGRKSLDLSAERERARRCVAVLGKDLEEGLLAFEHVDTPERGGMQVWGLAGMPSLARATGKFQYLCVNGRPVRDRQLTHAVREAYRGLVPPDRHPVAVVFVHMDPAEVDVNVHPAKAEVRFRNPSAVHGLVLAAIRQRLLAADLTPSARMAERSSPFNLRPSAEPSQPSLLDTPTQDQTLPQTDAPSFSRGPWPARSPTDISSPTPAGQPTDRPQPHPSGAGGLSSDEFVNYFRRMDPTQKGFVYQQVKQALAEESPNAFANDADDANDASPKPQASSLKPINILQVHESYVVTQDDEGLLIVDQHALHERVMFEQLRQRVLGEGRILESQRMLMPAVLRASAKRQALLEELGPLLARIGVEVEPMGSNAVGVQAFPSFLFDRGVEPIEFLDELLDKAEEGEIEVSGATVDEGVLHEVLDMMACKAAVKAGDRMSEAELESLLQQRDRIERSSNCPHGRPTTLRLSLRDLAKQFGRSG is encoded by the coding sequence ATGCCGATCCGTAAGCTGCCGCCACTGCTGGTCAACCAGATCGCCGCCGGCGAGGTCATCGAACGCCCCGCCTCGGTCGTCAAAGAGCTGGTCGAAAACAGCCTCGACGCCGGCGCAACGCGCATCGACGTGACTGTCGACGACGGCGGGCGCGAGCTGATCCGCATCGCCGACGACGGCAACGGCATCCCCGCGGACGAGTTGCCGTTGGCCCTCGCGGCCCACGCGACGAGCAAGCTGCACTCGGCCGAGCAACTGGCCGCCATCGACACGCTGGGCTTTCGCGGCGAGGCGCTCGCGTCGATCGCCAGTGTCAGCCGTATGCGCATCACCACCCGCGCCCGCGACGAGCAGGGCCAACTCGCCGAGGCCGCCGCAACCATCGAAGCCAGCGGCGACCAGCTCAGCGACCCCGCTCCCGCCGCCGGTGCGCCGGGGACAACCATCGAAATCCGCGACCTGTTTTTCAATACGCCCGCCCGCCGCAAGTTCCTGCGTACCGCCTCGACCGAGTTCGGCCACATCAACGAGCTGATCCAACGCCTCGCGATGGTGCATCACGCGGTCGCCTTCAGCCTGACCCACAACGGCCGCAAGTCGCTCGACCTGTCCGCCGAGCGCGAACGCGCCCGGCGATGCGTCGCAGTGCTCGGCAAAGACCTCGAAGAGGGCTTGCTCGCCTTCGAGCACGTCGACACGCCCGAGCGCGGCGGCATGCAGGTGTGGGGCCTGGCCGGCATGCCCTCGCTCGCCCGCGCGACGGGCAAGTTTCAATACCTCTGCGTCAACGGCCGACCCGTGCGCGACCGCCAGCTCACCCATGCCGTGCGCGAAGCCTATCGCGGACTCGTCCCGCCGGACCGCCACCCCGTTGCGGTGGTGTTCGTGCACATGGACCCGGCCGAGGTGGACGTGAACGTGCACCCGGCCAAGGCAGAGGTCCGCTTCCGCAACCCCAGTGCCGTGCACGGCCTCGTGCTCGCCGCGATCCGACAACGCCTGCTCGCTGCCGACCTCACCCCCAGCGCCCGCATGGCTGAGCGATCGTCGCCGTTCAACCTTCGCCCCTCAGCCGAGCCATCCCAGCCCTCACTGCTCGACACGCCAACACAAGACCAGACGCTCCCCCAAACCGACGCCCCCTCATTTAGCCGCGGGCCTTGGCCCGCGCGCTCCCCCACCGACATCAGCTCGCCCACGCCCGCCGGCCAGCCCACCGACCGACCGCAGCCCCACCCCAGTGGCGCCGGCGGGTTGTCCAGCGATGAGTTCGTCAATTATTTCCGTCGCATGGACCCAACGCAAAAAGGTTTCGTCTACCAGCAGGTGAAGCAGGCACTGGCCGAGGAGTCGCCCAACGCCTTCGCGAACGACGCCGACGACGCAAACGATGCCTCCCCCAAGCCCCAAGCCTCAAGCCTCAAGCCCATCAACATCCTCCAGGTGCACGAAAGCTACGTCGTCACGCAGGACGACGAAGGCCTGCTCATCGTCGACCAGCACGCGCTGCACGAGCGGGTGATGTTCGAGCAGCTTCGCCAGCGCGTGCTCGGGGAAGGGCGCATCCTTGAAAGCCAGCGCATGCTCATGCCGGCCGTGCTCCGGGCGAGCGCGAAACGGCAGGCGCTGCTGGAAGAGCTTGGCCCGCTGCTGGCCCGCATCGGCGTGGAGGTGGAGCCGATGGGCTCGAACGCGGTGGGCGTGCAGGCGTTTCCGTCGTTTTTGTTTGATCGTGGTGTCGAGCCGATCGAGTTTCTCGACGAGCTGCTCGACAAGGCGGAAGAAGGCGAAATCGAAGTCAGTGGCGCGACGGTGGACGAAGGCGTGCTGCACGAAGTGCTCGACATGATGGCGTGCAAGGCGGCAGTGAAGGCGGGCGACCGCATGAGCGAAGCCGAGCTTGAATCGCTGCTGCAGCAGCGCGATCGCATCGAGCGGTCGAGCAACTGCCCCCACGGCCGACCGACCACGCTCCGCCTGAGCCTCCGCGACCTCGCGAAACAGTTCGGCCGTAGTGGGTAG
- a CDS encoding sigma 54-interacting transcriptional regulator: MTSHPTPATLGQLKQTPYRYRSVKQELRENLVRRLQSGDDVFPGILGYKHTVQPQVVHAILSRHDMLFLGLRGQAKTRMLRLLPDLLDEWLPIIDGIEIPDDPIQPMTSMGKRLIREQGDDTPVRWLHRSDRYHEKLATPDVTIADLIGEIDIVKHAEGRYLSDESTMHFGLIPRTNRGIFAVNELPDLSPRIQVGLFNVLEERDVQIRGYPVRLNLDVCLVFSANPEDYTNRGRIVTPLKDRIGSVIRTHYPHTTDEAMQITRGNAWLQRENEPDEAAALPKVDVPDLMLRIVEEAVAQARKSPHINQASGVSVRTSIACIENLVSSAERRGLITGEPRVVPRVCDLQHILASTRGKIELMLADDGDATEDKLVTSLVGEAVKAIFDQVADVDEYEAIVEPFEEGLKLTVGDEVSAAEQIASMKHVKGLLPATTKLAKKLGLDEKDEQLLACAGEFLLEALYVHNRLSKHGGPGESRYSR; encoded by the coding sequence ATGACCAGCCATCCCACGCCCGCCACGCTTGGCCAACTCAAGCAGACGCCATATCGCTATCGCAGCGTCAAGCAGGAACTGCGCGAAAACCTCGTCCGCCGACTCCAGTCCGGCGACGACGTCTTCCCCGGTATCCTCGGCTACAAGCACACCGTGCAGCCGCAGGTCGTCCACGCCATCCTCTCCCGACATGACATGCTCTTCCTCGGCCTGCGCGGACAAGCCAAGACGCGCATGCTCCGACTGCTGCCCGATCTGCTCGACGAATGGCTGCCGATCATCGACGGCATCGAAATCCCCGACGACCCGATCCAGCCTATGACCAGCATGGGCAAACGCCTCATCCGCGAGCAAGGCGACGACACGCCCGTCCGCTGGCTGCACCGCAGCGACCGCTATCACGAAAAGCTCGCCACGCCCGACGTGACCATCGCTGACCTCATCGGCGAAATCGACATCGTCAAGCACGCTGAGGGCCGCTACCTCTCCGACGAGAGCACGATGCACTTCGGCCTGATCCCGCGCACCAACCGCGGCATCTTCGCCGTCAACGAACTGCCCGACCTCTCGCCCCGCATTCAGGTCGGCCTGTTCAACGTTCTCGAAGAACGCGACGTGCAGATCCGTGGCTACCCCGTCCGCCTGAACCTCGACGTCTGCCTCGTCTTCAGCGCCAACCCCGAAGACTACACCAACCGCGGCCGTATCGTCACGCCCCTGAAAGACCGCATCGGCAGCGTCATCCGCACCCACTACCCGCACACCACCGACGAGGCCATGCAGATCACGCGCGGCAACGCCTGGCTGCAACGCGAAAACGAGCCCGACGAAGCCGCCGCCCTGCCCAAGGTCGACGTGCCCGACCTCATGCTCCGCATCGTTGAGGAAGCCGTCGCCCAGGCGCGCAAGAGCCCGCACATCAACCAGGCCTCGGGCGTCAGCGTGCGGACGAGCATTGCCTGCATTGAAAACCTCGTCAGTTCCGCCGAGCGCCGCGGGCTGATCACCGGCGAGCCCCGCGTCGTCCCGCGCGTCTGCGATCTCCAGCACATCCTCGCCAGCACGCGCGGCAAGATCGAGCTCATGCTCGCAGACGATGGCGACGCCACCGAGGACAAGCTTGTCACCTCCCTCGTCGGTGAAGCGGTCAAAGCCATCTTCGATCAGGTCGCCGACGTCGACGAATACGAAGCCATCGTCGAGCCGTTCGAGGAAGGCCTCAAGCTTACCGTCGGCGACGAAGTCTCCGCAGCCGAGCAGATCGCGAGCATGAAGCACGTCAAAGGTCTGCTCCCCGCGACGACCAAGCTGGCCAAGAAGCTCGGCCTCGATGAAAAGGACGAGCAACTGCTCGCCTGCGCCGGCGAGTTTCTGCTCGAAGCGCTCTACGTGCACAACCGCCTGAGCAAGCACGGCGGCCCGGGCGAAAGCCGATACAGCCGATGA
- a CDS encoding YqaE/Pmp3 family membrane protein, protein MLITVLLIVLAILLPPVAAFLMVGFGLHFWLNILLTLLFIIPGEIHAIYLVVTRHGGQAKP, encoded by the coding sequence ATGCTTATTACCGTCCTACTGATCGTCCTGGCCATTCTGCTCCCCCCGGTGGCCGCATTTTTGATGGTGGGCTTCGGCCTGCACTTCTGGCTGAACATCCTGCTAACGCTGCTGTTCATCATCCCCGGCGAAATCCACGCCATCTACCTCGTTGTCACCCGCCACGGCGGCCAGGCCAAGCCCTGA
- a CDS encoding phosphoglycerate dehydrogenase encodes MPEQPKRILLTTTSYQDTPGKHHELLKQSGHEVVRARGPLPENEMLKLVTSDGGFDGLLHGDDAITRKVIEAALPRLQCLSKYGIGLDSVDVTAATDLKVPVLFTPGVNHTTVAEHTFGLMIALAKHFIPEVNHVKAGNWKRITGSELANKTIAILGLGRIGKEVAKRARAFDMNVIAYDVYWDEEFVKQYDVRKCDTADQAAREADVVSMHMNLTEENRHFINKDRIATMKDGAMIINCSRGGLVNEADVAEACKSGKLLGYGTDVLDKEPMQTPHPFQTIDNIIVTPHIGSRTFESVERQAVMATENLLRLLNGEKPLAQANQF; translated from the coding sequence ATGCCAGAACAGCCTAAACGCATCCTCCTCACCACCACGTCCTACCAGGACACGCCCGGCAAGCATCACGAGCTGCTCAAACAGTCGGGCCACGAAGTCGTCCGCGCCCGCGGACCGCTGCCCGAAAATGAAATGCTCAAACTGGTGACCTCCGACGGCGGCTTCGACGGCCTGCTGCACGGCGACGACGCCATCACCCGCAAGGTCATCGAAGCCGCGCTGCCCCGACTGCAATGCCTCTCCAAATACGGCATCGGCCTCGACTCGGTCGACGTCACCGCCGCGACCGACCTGAAAGTGCCCGTGCTCTTCACCCCGGGCGTCAACCACACGACCGTCGCCGAGCACACCTTCGGGCTGATGATCGCCCTCGCCAAGCATTTCATCCCCGAAGTCAACCACGTCAAAGCGGGCAACTGGAAGCGCATCACCGGCAGCGAACTGGCGAACAAGACGATCGCCATCCTCGGCCTCGGCCGGATCGGCAAGGAAGTCGCCAAGCGCGCCCGCGCGTTCGATATGAACGTCATCGCCTACGACGTGTACTGGGACGAGGAATTCGTCAAGCAGTACGACGTTCGCAAGTGTGACACCGCCGACCAGGCCGCCCGCGAGGCCGACGTCGTCAGCATGCACATGAACCTCACCGAAGAAAACCGCCACTTCATCAACAAAGACCGCATCGCCACGATGAAAGACGGCGCGATGATCATCAACTGCTCGCGCGGCGGACTGGTCAACGAAGCCGACGTCGCCGAGGCGTGCAAGTCCGGCAAGCTGCTCGGCTACGGCACGGACGTGCTCGACAAGGAACCGATGCAGACGCCGCATCCGTTCCAGACCATCGACAACATCATCGTCACCCCGCACATCGGCTCGCGCACGTTTGAAAGCGTCGAACGCCAGGCGGTCATGGCGACCGAAAACCTGCTCCGCCTGCTCAACGGTGAAAAGCCGCTTGCGCAAGCAAATCAGTTTTAA
- the gndA gene encoding NADP-dependent phosphogluconate dehydrogenase, whose protein sequence is MANADIGLIGLAVMGQNLVLNIADHGYNVAVYNRTTAKMTDFIERAQKEEPSRDRLIGCEKLEDFVKAIKRPRKIIILVQAGKPTDAVIDGLVPLLEKGDIIVDGGNALWTDTIRREKDLKAKGLYFIGSGVSGGEVGARFGPSMMPGGDPEAWQHLEPIWKAVSAKVDPESGKPYEDYQPGKPITEGEPCTAHIGANGAGHYVKMVHNGIEYIDMQLICEAYQLMKTLLGLDAGEMSEVFGSWNEGDLDSFLIEITTDILQQRDPADPSKFLVDAVLDTAGQKGTGKWTSTNALDMGIPANAIAEAVFARCLSALKEERVGASKVLQGPAPEYKDDKKELIDAIRDALYCSKICAYAQGFQLMREAQKEYDWKLDFGHIAKIWRGGCIIRARFLQKITDAYARDPKLVNLMLDPYFKDALHNAQANWRKVVAIAATNGVSAPAFMSALAYYDGYRSDRLPANLLQAQRDYFGAHTFERVDQPRGKFFHVDWPDKARPQVEA, encoded by the coding sequence ATGGCAAACGCAGACATCGGACTCATCGGCCTGGCCGTCATGGGCCAGAACCTCGTGCTCAACATTGCGGACCACGGCTACAACGTCGCCGTCTACAACCGCACCACCGCGAAGATGACCGACTTCATCGAGCGGGCCCAAAAAGAAGAGCCCAGCCGTGATCGACTCATCGGCTGCGAAAAGCTCGAAGACTTCGTCAAGGCCATCAAGCGCCCGCGCAAGATCATCATCCTCGTCCAGGCCGGCAAGCCCACCGACGCGGTGATCGACGGCCTCGTGCCGCTGCTGGAAAAAGGCGACATTATCGTCGACGGCGGCAACGCGCTGTGGACCGATACCATCCGCCGTGAAAAAGACCTCAAAGCCAAGGGCCTCTACTTCATCGGCTCGGGCGTGTCCGGTGGCGAAGTGGGCGCACGCTTCGGCCCGTCCATGATGCCCGGCGGCGACCCGGAAGCCTGGCAACACCTCGAACCGATCTGGAAAGCCGTCTCCGCCAAGGTCGACCCCGAATCGGGCAAGCCTTACGAAGACTACCAGCCCGGCAAGCCGATCACCGAAGGCGAGCCCTGCACCGCCCACATCGGCGCCAACGGCGCGGGCCATTACGTCAAGATGGTGCACAACGGCATCGAATACATCGACATGCAGCTGATCTGCGAAGCCTACCAGCTCATGAAGACGCTGCTGGGCCTCGACGCCGGCGAGATGAGCGAAGTGTTCGGCAGCTGGAACGAAGGCGACCTCGACTCGTTCCTCATCGAAATCACCACCGACATTCTCCAGCAGCGCGACCCGGCCGACCCGAGCAAGTTCCTCGTCGACGCGGTGCTCGACACCGCTGGGCAAAAGGGCACGGGCAAGTGGACGTCCACCAACGCGCTGGACATGGGCATCCCCGCCAACGCGATCGCCGAGGCCGTGTTCGCCCGCTGCCTCTCGGCGTTGAAGGAAGAACGCGTCGGCGCGTCGAAGGTCCTGCAAGGCCCGGCCCCGGAATACAAGGATGACAAGAAAGAGCTGATCGACGCGATCCGCGACGCCCTCTACTGCTCCAAGATCTGCGCCTACGCCCAGGGCTTCCAGCTCATGCGCGAAGCTCAGAAGGAATACGACTGGAAGCTGGACTTCGGCCACATCGCCAAGATCTGGCGCGGCGGCTGCATCATCCGTGCCCGCTTCCTCCAGAAAATCACCGACGCGTACGCCCGCGACCCGAAGCTGGTCAACCTCATGCTCGACCCGTACTTCAAAGACGCGCTGCACAACGCCCAGGCCAACTGGCGAAAGGTCGTCGCCATCGCCGCGACCAATGGTGTCTCGGCCCCGGCGTTCATGTCGGCGCTGGCCTACTACGACGGCTACCGCAGCGACCGCCTGCCCGCCAACCTGCTCCAGGCCCAGCGCGATTACTTCGGCGCTCACACCTTCGAGCGCGTCGACCAGCCACGCGGCAAGTTCTTCCACGTTGACTGGCCCGACAAGGCTCGCCCGCAGGTCGAAGCGTAA
- a CDS encoding nitrite/sulfite reductase, which produces MATVKRVNKVEELKKAKDGYDVLKDLIAHSEAGDYDAISEDDVANRFKWWGVYRQKPNVGHFMLRIKIPGGQLNPAELNAIAELTDKYARGFGDITTRQTIQLHWLTTEDLKPIFEKLWAIGMTSQFACGDVPRNIVGCPLAGVLEDEIIDSAQHAVDIQNAFVEGKTEFSNLPRKFKPSIGGCKLHCHQPQINDFGFYGVKRENGEVGYGLLVGGGLSSTPHYGQPLRVFVKPEQVVEVAKAVCALFRDHGYREKRTRARLKFLVADQGWQWTRDKVEEILGYKLEHDDSLQHPPAVHSDHMGIGKQKDGNYYVGVPIERGRWTAKNMTDIARLAEQYGEGEKRIRLTSKQNVIFLDIPEANVEKLTKELDNVGLPPVAHSLRDSLVSCTGSEFCNLAVVETKHRAGRVLKWLEENTEIDVPIMISFTGCPNACSQYQIADIGLTGIPVVIKGEKDENGKPLKVDGYNVLLGATLGETPQFGEVIAKKVEGDKIHLALKALVDAYMADRVDEDETFKMWTARNEPEYLAKLITEPVESAEAVALTA; this is translated from the coding sequence ATGGCCACCGTCAAACGTGTCAACAAGGTCGAAGAGCTCAAAAAAGCCAAAGACGGCTATGACGTCCTCAAAGACCTCATCGCCCACTCCGAAGCCGGCGACTACGACGCCATCAGCGAAGACGACGTCGCCAACCGCTTCAAGTGGTGGGGCGTCTACCGCCAGAAGCCCAACGTCGGCCACTTCATGCTCCGCATCAAAATCCCCGGTGGACAGCTCAACCCCGCCGAGCTGAACGCCATCGCCGAGCTGACCGACAAGTACGCCCGCGGCTTCGGCGATATCACCACCCGCCAGACCATTCAGCTGCACTGGCTCACCACCGAAGACCTCAAGCCCATCTTCGAAAAGCTCTGGGCCATCGGCATGACCAGCCAGTTCGCCTGCGGCGACGTCCCACGGAACATCGTCGGCTGCCCGCTCGCCGGCGTGCTCGAAGACGAAATCATCGACTCGGCACAACACGCCGTTGATATCCAGAACGCCTTCGTCGAAGGGAAAACCGAGTTCTCGAACCTGCCACGCAAGTTCAAGCCCTCGATCGGCGGCTGCAAGCTCCACTGCCACCAGCCCCAGATCAACGACTTCGGGTTCTACGGCGTCAAGCGCGAAAACGGCGAAGTCGGCTACGGCCTGCTCGTCGGCGGCGGACTCTCGTCCACCCCACACTACGGCCAACCGCTGCGCGTCTTCGTCAAGCCCGAACAGGTCGTCGAAGTCGCCAAAGCCGTCTGCGCCCTCTTCCGAGACCACGGCTACCGCGAAAAACGCACCCGCGCCCGACTCAAGTTCCTCGTCGCTGACCAGGGCTGGCAGTGGACCCGCGACAAGGTCGAAGAAATCCTCGGCTACAAACTGGAGCATGACGACAGCCTCCAGCACCCCCCTGCCGTGCACAGCGACCACATGGGCATCGGCAAGCAGAAGGATGGCAACTACTACGTCGGCGTGCCCATCGAGCGCGGCCGATGGACGGCGAAGAACATGACGGACATTGCCCGCCTCGCTGAGCAATACGGCGAAGGCGAAAAACGCATCCGCCTCACCAGCAAGCAAAACGTCATCTTCCTCGACATCCCCGAAGCCAACGTCGAGAAGCTGACCAAAGAACTCGACAACGTCGGCCTGCCGCCCGTGGCGCACTCGCTGCGCGACAGTCTGGTGAGTTGCACGGGCAGCGAGTTCTGCAACCTGGCGGTGGTGGAAACCAAGCACCGCGCCGGCCGAGTGCTCAAGTGGCTGGAGGAGAATACGGAGATCGACGTACCGATCATGATCTCGTTCACCGGCTGCCCGAACGCGTGCTCGCAATACCAGATCGCCGACATCGGCCTCACCGGCATTCCGGTGGTGATCAAGGGCGAAAAGGATGAGAACGGCAAGCCGCTCAAGGTCGACGGCTACAACGTGCTGCTCGGCGCGACGCTCGGCGAAACGCCGCAGTTCGGCGAAGTCATCGCGAAGAAGGTCGAAGGCGACAAGATCCACCTCGCCCTCAAAGCGCTGGTCGATGCGTACATGGCTGACCGCGTTGATGAGGACGAAACGTTCAAGATGTGGACCGCCCGCAACGAGCCGGAGTACCTCGCGAAGCTGATCACCGAGCCGGTGGAGTCCGCCGAGGCGGTCGCTCTCACGGCGTAA